Proteins from a single region of Diaphorobacter limosus:
- a CDS encoding EVE domain-containing protein yields MTTETTKPPRYWLMKSEPDECSIDDALAAAGATVPWTGVRNYQARNFMRDAMQVGDGVLFYHSSCPKPGIVGIARVASGVRADPTQFDPQSPYYDPKAAPGKPRWLLLDVQALRKTRLVGLAELRAHPALADMRVLQRGNRLSITPVAAREWTAILTDCLGISTTKG; encoded by the coding sequence ATGACTACCGAAACCACCAAGCCCCCCCGCTACTGGTTGATGAAGTCGGAGCCTGACGAATGCTCCATCGACGACGCCCTGGCGGCTGCCGGCGCCACCGTCCCCTGGACTGGCGTGCGCAACTACCAGGCGCGCAACTTCATGCGCGACGCGATGCAAGTGGGCGACGGCGTACTGTTCTACCACTCCAGCTGCCCCAAGCCCGGCATTGTCGGCATTGCGCGCGTGGCCTCGGGCGTGCGCGCCGACCCCACGCAGTTCGACCCGCAATCGCCCTATTACGACCCCAAGGCCGCCCCAGGCAAGCCGCGCTGGCTGCTGCTGGACGTGCAGGCCCTGCGCAAGACGCGCCTCGTCGGCCTGGCCGAACTGCGCGCGCACCCGGCGCTGGCCGACATGCGCGTGCTGCAGCGCGGCAACCGGCTGTCGATCACGCCGGTAGCGGCACGGGAATGGACCGCCATCCTGACCGACTGCCTGGGTATCAGCACAACAAAAGGATAG
- a CDS encoding NAD(P)-dependent oxidoreductase, protein MNTLPVGLVGVGLMGHGIALNIARRGYALTVLEHPGNQPLDELRALGVDTAESVQALVRRVKVLILCVTGSPEVEAVLLGEQGALAALRPGTVVIDCSTAIPVSTEAVARAVAQAGGRFLDAPMTRTPREAAEGRLNLLVGGDADLLQECLPLLQCFAEHITHTGAAGSGHRMKLLHNYVSLGSVALIAEAAACALAAGVAPEVFVDVLAKGGGGGVALERLRPYLLAQDPGGLRFSMSNALKDMGYYSAMARDGEAAHGIAQAVHDSFALAVADGGPQRLVSELVEIFKKKSR, encoded by the coding sequence ATGAACACCTTACCTGTCGGCCTGGTCGGCGTCGGCCTGATGGGCCATGGCATTGCGCTGAACATCGCGCGCAGGGGCTACGCCCTGACGGTGCTGGAGCACCCCGGCAACCAGCCGCTGGATGAGCTGCGTGCCCTGGGTGTGGACACGGCAGAGTCGGTGCAGGCGCTGGTGCGGCGGGTCAAGGTGCTGATCCTGTGCGTGACCGGCTCGCCCGAGGTCGAGGCCGTGCTGCTGGGCGAGCAGGGCGCGCTGGCCGCGTTGCGGCCCGGCACGGTGGTGATCGACTGCTCGACGGCCATTCCCGTGTCTACCGAAGCGGTAGCGCGCGCCGTGGCCCAGGCGGGCGGGCGCTTTCTGGATGCGCCCATGACGCGCACGCCACGCGAGGCCGCCGAGGGGCGCCTGAACCTGCTGGTCGGCGGCGATGCCGATCTGCTGCAGGAATGCCTGCCGCTGCTGCAATGCTTTGCCGAGCACATCACCCACACCGGCGCCGCGGGCAGCGGCCACCGCATGAAGCTGCTGCACAACTATGTGTCGCTGGGTAGCGTGGCCCTGATCGCCGAGGCCGCCGCCTGCGCGCTGGCGGCCGGCGTGGCGCCAGAGGTGTTCGTCGACGTGCTGGCCAAGGGCGGCGGTGGCGGCGTGGCGCTGGAGCGGCTGCGGCCCTATCTGTTGGCGCAGGATCCGGGTGGCCTGCGTTTTTCCATGTCCAACGCGCTCAAGGACATGGGCTACTACAGCGCCATGGCACGGGACGGTGAGGCGGCACACGGCATAGCCCAGGCCGTGCATGACAGCTTTGCCCTGGCCGTGGCCGATGGCGGGCCGCAAAGACTGGTGTCAGAGCTGGTTGAAATTTTTAAGAAAAAAAGCCGCTAA